The DNA segment AACTGGCCGACCAGGCCCAGGCGCCGGGTCAGCCGGTCGCCGGGCTCGTCGGTGGCGGACAGCGCCTCGACCGTCGTGCCGAGGCGCTGCGCGAGGGAGCGGGCGATCTTGGCGCCGGGGATTCTGCGGCCGTTCTCGACCAGTGAGACATAGCTGGGGGAGAGGTCGTCCCCGGCGAGGTCCCCCTGGGACAGACCCTGAGCGCGCCGGACCTCCCGCACTCGCTTACCGAAAGCAGGCTGCTCAATCGTCAAGAAAATCGCTCGCAGTTGAGTGGGACGGACGGACGGTGACGGGCGCCGGGACGCTGCGGACAGGGGCACTGATGACCGCGATTCTACTCATCGCGGCCCCGCCGAGGGGCGCCTGTGGACGGCCCGACTTCCGGCGGACAGTCATTTTTTGTCACGTTCGGAGCATGGCATTCCCCTTGCTCAAGCGAGGGTATTACGACAGATGAGAAGCCGACTCGTGGGTTGGGCCCCCGAAGAGCAGGGGTGAGGGCGACCTCGCGGCCCGACCGCGGGCGAGGTTGCTTGTCATAGGAGCCAGTCGAGTGCAATGACTTTACTTGACAATAAATGACAATTGGCTGACGCTGACCCTCCATGGACTACGCCCCGAGGAGGGACATATGAGCTCCGCTCCCGCATGGCCGACCGTGGCCGCCGAGCCGGAGGACAGCACCGACAGCCGGCGCGCGGCGGCCGTGCACCGGGTCCGGGACTTCCTGGTGAACGACGCCGGTACCGTGCACGAGCTGCTGTGCGAGATCTCCACCCACCGCGCCGCGGCCTACGAGATCGAGTCGACCATCGCCACCCTCGACGGGGCCCTGGACGAGGTGGCCGCCCACCGGCCCGGCCGGGTCCCCCGGCTGGCCGCCTTCATGCCGTCGAACGTCATCCTCTACTCCTACGCCCTCTACCTGCTGGTCCCGGCGCTCTACACCGACCGGCTGGTCTTCCGCCCCTCCAGCCGGGTCAAGGACCAGATGTGCCGGCTGCACGCCCTGCTCGCCGAGCGGCACGGCCTGCCCATCACCCTCTCCGGCGCCAGCCAGCGGGAGTTCCTGCAGGAGCAGGTGCGCCCCGCCGATGTCGTCGTCTTCACCGGCGCCTACGCCAACGCCGAACAGATCCGGGCCCGGCTCGCCCCCGGGCAGCTCTTCCTCTTCCTCGGCTCCGGCGTCAACCCGTTCGTCGTCGCCCCCGGCGCCGACGTCGAGCAGGCGGCCCGCGACGCCATCGCCATCCGGGTCCTCAACACCGGCCAGGACTGCCTGGGCCCCGACCTGTTCACCGTCCACGAGTCGCTGCTCGACCCGTTCGTCGACGCGCTGGTCAGCGAGCTGAAGGGGCTGCGCTACGGCCCCTACACCGACCCGGACGCCGACTTCGGGCCGATCTTCTACGAGAGCGCGCTGGAGGACGGGGCACAGTTCCTCGCCCGCAACCGCGGCGGCATCGTGCACGGCGGGCACGTCGACTTCCGCGGCCGGCGGCTCGATCCCACCGTCGTCGTCGGCGCCGAGGTCACCCCGCGCACCCATGTGCCGGAGTTCTTCGCCCCGATCTTCAACATCGCCGGCTACCGCGACCAGGACACCCTCGCCGCGACCCTCACCACGGGCATGTTCACCGAACGCGCCCTGGGCTCCAGCGTCTACGGCCACGCCCCCCGCCTCGTCGAGGCGCTGCGCCGGCGCACCACCGTCACCCTCGACACCACCCTGCTGTCCATCGACAACGGCAACGCCCCGTTCGGCGGCTACGGCCGGATGGCCAACTACATCGCCGACGGCGAGGACGTACGGGCCGAACCCGTCCTGATCTCCCAGGCCGTCGCCGCCCACCGACCGGGAGCCGGACGATGACCCCCACCACCCACCCCAACGCCTGGGCCGCGCTCGCCGACCACCTCCGGCACCTGGGCACCGACGTGGTGTTCGGGCTGCCCGGCGAC comes from the Streptomyces angustmyceticus genome and includes:
- a CDS encoding aldehyde dehydrogenase family protein, whose translation is MSSAPAWPTVAAEPEDSTDSRRAAAVHRVRDFLVNDAGTVHELLCEISTHRAAAYEIESTIATLDGALDEVAAHRPGRVPRLAAFMPSNVILYSYALYLLVPALYTDRLVFRPSSRVKDQMCRLHALLAERHGLPITLSGASQREFLQEQVRPADVVVFTGAYANAEQIRARLAPGQLFLFLGSGVNPFVVAPGADVEQAARDAIAIRVLNTGQDCLGPDLFTVHESLLDPFVDALVSELKGLRYGPYTDPDADFGPIFYESALEDGAQFLARNRGGIVHGGHVDFRGRRLDPTVVVGAEVTPRTHVPEFFAPIFNIAGYRDQDTLAATLTTGMFTERALGSSVYGHAPRLVEALRRRTTVTLDTTLLSIDNGNAPFGGYGRMANYIADGEDVRAEPVLISQAVAAHRPGAGR